The Streptomyces sp. NBC_00236 DNA window CCTGGCCGCATCCCGGATGTCGTCGCGGAAGCGGTCGAGCAGGCGGTCCAGGTCGCGCGCCGGGTCACCGGTGCCGCCCGTGTCCTTGCCCCACTCGGGGTCCGGTCCGGCGGCGTCCGGCTTCACGTAGGGCGGCCAGTTGCCGGTGCGGGCGAAGCCGCCCAACTGGCCGGTGATCTCGGCCAGTCCTTCCCGTACGCCTGCCGGCCAGTCGCCCCGGGCGAAGTGGTCCTGGACCTGGCGGGCGGCGTTCTGCATCTGCTCACGCGCCCTGTCCTGGGCCTCCTTGGCCTGACGGCGGGCCTGCTGGGCCTCCTCGCGGGCCCGGCGGGACTCGTCCTTCGCCCGGCGGGCCTGCTCCTTCCACTCCTGCTTCGCCTTGCGCAGCTCCTCCTTGGCGGTGCGCCAGGCCTCCTTGTCGCCGAAGTCCCCGAGGTCGCCGAAGCCGCCGAAGGGCTGCTCCTTGGCGGTCCTTCCGCCCGGCCGGGAGGAGCCCGTGTGCCGCGACTCGTCGGCCGCGGCGCGCATCTCGCTGCGCAGCTTGCCCGCCGCGCCCCGGACGTCGTCGCGGATCTCGGCGGCCAGTTCGGAGACCGACTCCCTGATCTCCAGCTCCAGATCGGCGAGCTCGCCGGTGCGGCCCGCCAGTTCGGCGCGCCCGGCGTCGGTGATCGAGTAGACCTTGCGGCCGCCCTCGGTGGCGTGCGTGACCAGTCCCTCCGCCTCCAGCTTGGCCAGGCGCGGGTAGACGGTGCCCGCGGAGGGGGCGTACAGACCCTGGAAGCGTTCCTCCAGGAGCCTGATCACCTCGTAGCCGTGGCGGGGGGCCTCGTCGAGCAGCTTCAGCAGGTAGAGGCGCAGGCGGCCGTGGGCGAAAACGGGGGGCATGTCAGAGCACCTTTCCGGTCGGCTCGGCGTCGTGCGGTTCGTCCTCGGCCGGTGGGCGGCGCAGCAGGGCGATCGATCCCGAGATCGTCGTCGCCCTCAGTGTCCCCGTTCCGGAGCCCAGGGTGCCGGTGATCTTCTTCGCACCCCACTGGCCGCTGACCCGGAGGTCCTCGAAGCCGTTGGACACGGAGCCGCTCGCGGTGTTCGCCTCGACCCTGGCGTCGGCCGGGTGCGGCAGCCGGATGGCCAGCTCGCCGGAGACGGTGGCCAGCCGGACGTCGGTGGGGCTCCCGGTCGCGTCGAGGTCGAGCACCATGCTGCCGCTGACGGACTCCGCCTTCACGGAGGCTCCGGCGCCCTCGACGACCGTCAGGTCGCCGGAGACCGAGTGGAAGCGCAGATCGCCGGTGACCGCCTGGGCCTCCACGTTGCCGGACACGGTCTCCGCGCCGACCGGCCCGGCGAGCCCGACGAGCGTGGTGTCGCCGGTGACGCCGCGCACGTCGGTGCGACCGCGGACTCCGGAGACGAACGCGCCCGCGCCGACCACGCCGACCTCCACCGCCGACCCGGCCGGGACCGCGAGGGAGACCACCGCGCGGCGGTGCCAGCCCTTGCGGTCGAGCCACTTGAGCATGCTCTGCCAGGTCAGGTCCTCGTACGAGACGGTCAGGACGCCGTCCTGCTGCGTGA harbors:
- a CDS encoding PadR family transcriptional regulator; protein product: MPPVFAHGRLRLYLLKLLDEAPRHGYEVIRLLEERFQGLYAPSAGTVYPRLAKLEAEGLVTHATEGGRKVYSITDAGRAELAGRTGELADLELEIRESVSELAAEIRDDVRGAAGKLRSEMRAAADESRHTGSSRPGGRTAKEQPFGGFGDLGDFGDKEAWRTAKEELRKAKQEWKEQARRAKDESRRAREEAQQARRQAKEAQDRAREQMQNAARQVQDHFARGDWPAGVREGLAEITGQLGGFARTGNWPPYVKPDAAGPDPEWGKDTGGTGDPARDLDRLLDRFRDDIRDAARDRGVTEEQLAEARRHLSTAAAHIGALLRKDTDGPAK
- a CDS encoding DUF4097 family beta strand repeat-containing protein — protein: MPVSTWAIAEPRKLTFDEPVTALSVRIVNGTVNVVGTDEPTARLEVSDIEGPPLIVTQQDGVLTVSYEDLTWQSMLKWLDRKGWHRRAVVSLAVPAGSAVEVGVVGAGAFVSGVRGRTDVRGVTGDTTLVGLAGPVGAETVSGNVEAQAVTGDLRFHSVSGDLTVVEGAGASVKAESVSGSMVLDLDATGSPTDVRLATVSGELAIRLPHPADARVEANTASGSVSNGFEDLRVSGQWGAKKITGTLGSGTGTLRATTISGSIALLRRPPAEDEPHDAEPTGKVL